In a single window of the Agrobacterium vitis genome:
- a CDS encoding Lnb N-terminal periplasmic domain-containing protein has translation MRLLLRFVSVILLSVLVLAAIIATGWIALALWYRTPGPEYVRGAAAGLWLVFVLAIISLGRKSLLASVGLFVLSLVVVGLWWQSIKPSLDRDWATDVSRTVTGSVENNIVTLQNVRNFNWTSDTVADAKWETRQYDLNKLNEADMVLSYWGMDAIAHTLISFGFEDGQRVVFSVETRREKTESYSSIAGFFKTYELAFLAADERDILYLRTNMRKEDTYLYPLDIPKQAMRALFLNYVNSADQLAKQPKFYDTITTNCTTVVFDLARQIEPGIPTDYRVLLSGYLPGYLAEHGASVWKLPEPELRARAAISAKAQAAGNSPPDYSSVIRQ, from the coding sequence ATGAGACTTCTTCTTCGTTTTGTCAGTGTGATCCTTCTTTCTGTTCTGGTTCTGGCAGCAATCATTGCGACAGGCTGGATTGCTCTGGCGCTTTGGTATCGCACTCCCGGGCCGGAATATGTTCGCGGAGCGGCGGCTGGGCTTTGGCTGGTGTTTGTTCTTGCCATCATCTCGTTGGGCCGAAAATCACTGCTCGCATCGGTCGGCCTTTTTGTGCTGAGCCTAGTCGTCGTCGGCCTTTGGTGGCAGTCGATCAAGCCGAGCCTTGACCGGGACTGGGCGACGGATGTGTCGAGGACAGTCACCGGGAGCGTTGAGAACAACATCGTGACGCTCCAGAATGTGCGCAACTTCAACTGGACAAGCGACACGGTTGCCGATGCCAAGTGGGAGACGCGGCAATACGATCTCAACAAGCTGAATGAAGCCGATATGGTCCTGTCCTATTGGGGCATGGATGCCATTGCCCATACGCTGATCAGTTTCGGGTTTGAGGATGGTCAGCGCGTGGTGTTCTCGGTGGAAACACGCCGCGAGAAGACTGAATCCTATTCGTCGATTGCAGGCTTTTTCAAAACCTACGAACTGGCTTTCCTCGCCGCCGATGAGCGGGACATTCTCTATCTCCGCACCAATATGCGCAAAGAAGACACCTATCTTTACCCGCTGGATATTCCCAAACAGGCCATGAGGGCCTTGTTTCTGAACTACGTGAACTCGGCAGATCAGCTTGCCAAACAGCCCAAATTCTACGACACAATCACCACCAATTGCACCACAGTGGTGTTTGATCTTGCCCGCCAGATTGAGCCAGGCATTCCAACGGATTACCGCGTTTTGCTGTCGGGCTACCTGCCCGGCTATCTTGCAGAGCATGGAGCCTCGGTCTGGAAGCTGCCGGAACCGGAATTGCGCGCCCGCGCCGCCATCAGCGCCAAAGCGCAGGCTGCGGGGAATTCACCGCCTGATTATTCCAGTGTGATCAGGCAGTAG
- a CDS encoding LysE family translocator, whose product MPDFSTFMLFAAASLVLTATPGPDMLLIASRSVSQGRSAGFLTYAGIAFGCYCHATAAALGLSQLFLTVPVAYEIVRWAGCIYLLYLAYKTIRSQGTDFAPQSSLKRLSGKRIFTEGLATNLLNPKMALFVLALFPQFVNPEQGSLLVQMLLLATVLNVIGMLVNGVVIVLGSRIRSRLSSMRRFPKLPQYLLATVFTGLACRLALGTRN is encoded by the coding sequence ATGCCGGATTTTTCTACATTCATGCTTTTTGCGGCGGCCTCATTGGTTCTCACAGCAACTCCCGGCCCGGATATGTTGCTCATTGCCTCGCGCAGTGTTAGCCAGGGCCGGTCGGCTGGATTTCTGACATATGCGGGCATCGCCTTTGGCTGCTATTGTCACGCAACGGCCGCTGCCCTTGGACTATCGCAACTTTTCCTCACCGTTCCCGTCGCCTATGAGATAGTGCGTTGGGCGGGCTGCATCTATCTGCTGTACCTTGCCTATAAGACGATACGGTCGCAAGGAACTGACTTCGCTCCTCAATCGTCACTCAAGCGCCTCTCTGGCAAGCGCATTTTTACCGAAGGTCTTGCGACCAATCTTCTCAATCCGAAAATGGCGCTTTTCGTTCTTGCCCTGTTTCCGCAATTCGTGAATCCGGAACAAGGCTCCCTGCTCGTGCAAATGCTGTTGCTTGCCACAGTTTTGAATGTCATCGGAATGTTGGTGAATGGCGTGGTTATCGTCCTCGGCAGCCGGATACGCAGCCGTCTTTCATCAATGCGCCGCTTTCCAAAACTGCCCCAATATCTTCTCGCGACCGTCTTTACGGGCTTGGCCTGCCGCCTAGCTCTGGGGACGAGAAACTGA
- the purB gene encoding adenylosuccinate lyase → MIPRYSRPEMVAIWSPETKFRIWFEIEAHACDALAELGVIPKDAAKTIWEKGGAAEFSVARIDEIEAVTKHDVIAFLTHLAEFIGPDSRFVHQGMTSSDVLDTTFNIQLVRAADLLLADMDRVLAALKTRAFEHKDSVRIGRSHGIHAEPTTMGLTFARFYAEMERNRARLVNARAEIATGAISGAVGTFANIDPSVEEHVCEKLGLVPEPVSTQVIPRDRHAMFFATLGVIASSIENVAIEIRHMQRTEVLEAEEFFSPGQKGSSAMPHKRNPVLTENLTGLARLVRMSVVPAMENVALWHERDISHSSVERAIGPDTTITLDFALNRLAGVVEKLVIYPENMLKNMNKFRGLVMSQRVLLALTQAGVSREDSYRLVQRNAMKVWEQGKDFLEELLGDAEVRAALSEEQIREKFDLGYHTKHVDTIFKRVFG, encoded by the coding sequence ATGATCCCGCGTTATTCCCGGCCAGAAATGGTCGCCATCTGGTCGCCCGAAACCAAATTCCGCATCTGGTTCGAGATCGAGGCCCATGCCTGCGACGCGCTGGCCGAGCTGGGTGTGATCCCGAAGGACGCCGCCAAAACCATCTGGGAAAAGGGCGGCGCTGCTGAATTCAGTGTGGCCCGCATCGACGAGATCGAAGCTGTCACCAAGCATGACGTGATTGCCTTCCTCACCCATCTGGCCGAATTCATCGGCCCCGACAGCCGGTTCGTGCATCAGGGCATGACCTCTTCCGACGTGCTGGACACCACCTTCAACATTCAACTGGTCCGCGCAGCCGATCTGCTGCTGGCTGATATGGACCGCGTGCTGGCCGCACTGAAAACCCGCGCCTTTGAGCACAAGGATTCAGTGCGCATTGGCCGCAGCCATGGCATTCATGCCGAACCCACCACCATGGGGCTGACCTTTGCCCGGTTTTACGCCGAAATGGAGCGCAACCGCGCCCGTCTCGTCAACGCCCGCGCTGAAATTGCCACGGGCGCCATCTCCGGCGCCGTCGGCACCTTCGCCAATATCGACCCCAGCGTCGAGGAACATGTCTGCGAAAAGCTCGGCCTGGTACCGGAGCCGGTCTCGACGCAGGTCATCCCGCGCGACCGTCATGCGATGTTCTTCGCCACTTTGGGCGTGATTGCCTCGTCGATTGAAAACGTCGCCATCGAAATCCGCCACATGCAGCGCACCGAGGTGCTGGAAGCCGAAGAGTTCTTCTCTCCGGGCCAGAAGGGCTCATCGGCCATGCCCCACAAGCGCAACCCGGTGCTGACCGAAAACCTCACCGGCCTCGCCCGCCTCGTGCGCATGTCGGTTGTCCCCGCCATGGAAAACGTGGCGCTGTGGCACGAACGCGACATCAGCCATTCCAGCGTTGAACGCGCCATTGGCCCCGACACCACCATCACGCTCGATTTCGCCCTGAACCGTTTGGCAGGCGTTGTTGAAAAGCTGGTAATCTACCCGGAAAACATGTTGAAAAACATGAACAAATTCCGAGGTCTCGTGATGAGCCAGCGCGTGCTGCTGGCGCTGACCCAAGCTGGCGTCTCCCGCGAAGACAGCTACCGCCTCGTGCAGCGCAACGCCATGAAGGTCTGGGAACAGGGCAAGGACTTTTTGGAAGAACTGCTTGGAGATGCCGAAGTGCGGGCAGCGCTAAGCGAAGAGCAGATCCGTGAGAAGTTTGACCTCGGGTATCACACCAAGCATGTCGATACGATTTTCAAGCGGGTTTTTGGCTGA